DNA from Flavobacteriales bacterium:
TGGAAGAGGCGTTGGCCGGGGGAGTCGTGCACGCTACCAGCCATGCAGACGGCACGGCAAGCAGCAGGGCGGGAATCAAGGTGCCTGCCAGCAGCAGCAGGGTGCCCTTGGCATGCTGCGGCAACAGCACCGTGGCGGCATGCTGCCACTCCGGCGCGTCGGTGTGCGGCGGTGAGGTGACCATTACCCCGATGGGAAGCGCCAGAACAAGCGCCACCCCGGTGATGGCGCTGACCAGTGCACTGTTATGATGGGCACCGCGGCGGTCCTTCACCAGGATTACCTCCAGCCCGCAGCGTCGAAGACCTTGATCGCGTCGGGATTCAGGCGCGCCAAAGCCTCCGGATTCAGCGAATCCGGGGTGAAGGAGCCGAAGGCCTCCAGTTCGGGAGCGAGCCGCACGCCGGGCTTCACCGGGTATTCCTTGTTGCCCTCGGCGAAGAGATGCTGGGCCTCATCACCGCTGAGGTACTCCAGCAGTGCCAAGGCCTCCGGTTTGTGCGGGGCATGCCTGGCCACTCCTGCTCCGCTAACGTTCACATGCGTGCCGTGCGTGCCGATGGTCGGGAAGGCCACGGCGATGGCGGCCTTCGCCTTCTGTTTCTCCGGCTCACCGCTTGCCATGAGCTTGCCCACGTAATAGCTGTTCACGATGGCCACGGTGCCTAGGCCTTCGCCCAGCGCCAGCAGCTTGTCGGTGTCATTGCCCTTGGGCGCACGCGCCATGTTGGCCACGATGCCATCGGCCCACGCCTTGGCGGCCAGCAGGCTCTGGTTGTAGACGTTCTCCGACGTGCGCACCAGGATTTCCCCCTTCCACTCGGGCTTGGCTAGATCGGCCCAGGTGATGATGGCTCCGGGCCTGACCTTCTTCCTGTCGTAGGCCACCATCCGCGCGCGCATCGTGAGACCGTGCCAATGGCCATCGGGATCGCGCAGAGGAGCGGGGATGTTGGCGTTTAGGATGGCGCTTTGCGCGGCTTGCAGCAGACCGCGCTGCTTGGCTACGCCCAAGCGACCGGCATAGGCGGTGATGAAGACATCGCAGGGGCTCTTAGGCCCCTCCTGTTCGAGCCGGGCCAGCAGCTCATCGTCACCGGCCTGGATTACGTTCACAGTGATGCCCGCAGTCTCCGTGAAGCGGCTGAAGAGCGTCTTGTCGGTGTCGTAGTGCCGATGGGTATAGCCATTCACCCGGCGTGGCGCCGCGCCCGGCGATTCCGGCGCCGGTTCCAGGGAGCCGCAGGCGAGTGATGCACGGGGAACAGGCCAAGGGATTTGCGCATGCGCATCGAATCGTGCGGCGATGGTACCGGCTGCATGCCGGCATGTGATTGCCCGGGTGGCGGTTTTCGGCAGTGGCGGCGGGAACCATGAGCCTGCGGCGACGTAGAACGCGCGATGCTCCATCGGTTGCACCCCTTCACCGCGCTCGGTGCCCTGCTGCTGCCCCTTGCTGCGATCCCGGCGTGGCTGGGTCAACCGGTTGCGGCGGCTGGTCTGTTGGTGCTGGCGCACGGCTTCGTACTGCTCGAGTTCAAGAAGTACACGAGCGAGCATCAATTCGCCATGATCCTGGCCACGGCGCTGGCCCTCGGCATCCTCCTGGACCTGCGGCACTCCGAGTGGCCGCTGCTGACGATGTCACTGCTGCTGGCATCCATGGCTGCCGTGGCCCGGCAGGCCTTCATGCAACGCTTCACCTATGTCAATCTGCTCTGGCTTGATACCGGAATGGCCTTGGCCGCGCTTGCGCTCTGGCTGGCCGTTCTCCAAGACCGGCCGTTCGCCTGGGACCTTTGGCTGGCCCCCATCCTGCCCATCGGCTTCGCCTTGGGCCTCACGGTGAGCTATGTGCAGGACGCGCACCGGATGCGCCAGCGGACGCGCTTCGGGTACCGCGTCCAGCCCGGCATGCCCGCCATCGACTTCGAATTGCCCGACCAAACCGGCGAAACCGTCCGCCTATCGGACTTCCGGGGCCGGCACCCGGTGCTGCTCATCTTCGTGCGCGGCGACTGGTGCCCGGGTTGCCACATGATGCTGCGGACCTACGAGCGCAGCCGGCAGCGGTTCCTGGATAAGGGCGTGCACGTGGTGGCTGTGGGCCCCGATGACCTGGAGGTGAACCGTGACATGGTGCAGCGCATCGGCGTCAGCTACCGCATGCTCAGCGACGACGAACAGGCTGTGAGCGCGAGGTACGGTGTGGTGTACAGCAACCCGGTCATTGAACTGGGGGTGGACTACGCGGAAGGCATTCCCCTCCCGGCTTCATTCCTGATCGATCGAGAAGGCATCGTGCGCTATGTATCGCGCCCCGATCGGGTGGGGGAATTCCTCGACCCGGAGCTCATCTTCGGAGTGCTCGAGCAGCTTACCCCGAGCACCAGCCCTGCATGGACCTGAGCGTGGGATTGGCGCTTGGGGCCCTGCCCATGGCCATGCTGGGCGCGGCGGTGGCCTTGGCGCACGCCTACAACCGGCTGCGCGAGCGGCACGAGGGCGCGGAGCGTGACCGTGAGAGCTACCTGCAGGTGCTGGAGGGCAGCAACGATGCGCTGTTCGTGATCGACTTCGTGAATGGGCGCATCCATCAGGCCAACGCCCGGGCGGCCCAGCTGCTCGGCCACCCCGTGGAGCGCCTCACCCGCCTCACCATCTTCGACCTGCACCCGCAGGAACTCATCCGCCGCAGCGCGGAGCGCATCGCAGAGGCATGGGAGAACAAGGGGTCGGTGTATGCGGACATCCCCTTGGTGGCGGCTGATGGCGAACGCATCCACGTGGAATGCAGCACGCGGGTCACCTCCCACAATGGCAAACCGGCCATCATCCTCTTCGCACGCGACATCCGTGGGCGGCGGGCCTTGGAGGCCCGTGTGGCGGAGCAGCAGGCCATGGTGACCCGCCAGAACGAGGAACTGCTCGCGAGCATCCGCTATGCCCGCCGCATCCAGCGGGCGGTGCTGCCCGAGGCGGACGGGCTTCAGGCCCTTTGCCCCGAGAGCTTCATCCTCTTCCGGCCACGCGACCTGGTGAGCGGCGACCTTTTCTGGTTCGCCGAGGTTGATGGGCGCAAGGTGGTGGCCGCTGCGGATTGCACGGGCCATGGTGTGCCCGGGGCCCTGCTCAGCCTAATCGGCGCAGCCCTGTTCCAGGAGATTGTGCGCGACCGCCGCACGGTGGAGCCCGCGGCCATCCTCGATGCCCTTCGCGAAGGATTCATGCAGGTGCTCAACCGCAATGAAGGGGCCAGCCATCGCGATGGCATGAACGTGAGCGTGGCGGCGCTGGATGCCGGCCATGCCACCCTGCGCTTCGCCGGCGCCTATCATCCCCTGTACCTGCTGCGTGACGGTGCCATCACCGAGCTGAAGGGCGACCGCATGCCGATCGGCATCCATGAGGGGGAGGTAGCGCCCTTCACGCAGCAGGAGGTGGCCTTGCTGCCCGGGGATCGCATCTACCTGTTCTCCGATGGCATCACCGATCAGTTCGGCGGTGCCGCCGGGAAGAAGCTGCGCGGCGCGGGATTCAGGCAATGGCTCCTGGATACGGCGAGCCTGTCCATGGAGGAGCAGCATCAGGCCCTCAGCGACCGCTTCCGCATCTGGAAGGGCGAAGAGGAGCAGGTGGATGATGTGCTGCTGATCGGAATCCAGGCCTGATCAGCGCCCCAGGTCGTCATCCGCGCCCGATTCGAGGATGAACTCCGATAGCGCCAACCGGTCCAGCCGCCGCTTCAGCAACGACGTGTCGATCAGGGTCTCCTTGCGCACGGTGTAGAGCAGCAGGCGCTCGTCCCCGAAGAACTGCCGCGTGAGGCCAGGCTCGATGGGGTTGAGATAGGCGCCCCACCGGCCTCCCACGAAGAGCACGCCGGCAGCGCCCTGGGATTCATGCGCCTCACGCCTCCAGCTCCTGCGGTCATAGCCCGCGCCATAGGTCGGAGGGAAGTCCGGGTCGAGCGCCTCGCAGGCGTAGCAGATCAGGTGGGCCTCGAAGTGCCAGGCATGATCGTCACGGATGCCCGGCCAACGGATGGGCACCACGAGCCGCGCATCCGATGTTTGAGCGGCGCGCTTCACCCGCGCGCAGAGGTCGCGCACCTCAGTGATCGGTTCCTCGCGCACCCACGCGCAGCCCTGATGCTCCAGCTCCTGATGAACGGTCGCTTCCAAGCCGATGAGCCGCACGGTGCCGACGGCGAGCAGCAGCCCGGGAAGGCCGATCATCGCCCAGCGCGGCGGCTTGATGCGGCGGAGCAGCAGTGCAGCGGCCCCAGCCAGGATCAGGGGCAGGCCGAGCATCATCCGCGACTGCGGGAAGAACACGCTGGCGCAGCCCTCGTGCACCTTGGGCAGGCCAAGGGCGAGAAGAAGGACGAT
Protein-coding regions in this window:
- a CDS encoding extracellular solute-binding protein, whose translation is MNGYTHRHYDTDKTLFSRFTETAGITVNVIQAGDDELLARLEQEGPKSPCDVFITAYAGRLGVAKQRGLLQAAQSAILNANIPAPLRDPDGHWHGLTMRARMVAYDRKKVRPGAIITWADLAKPEWKGEILVRTSENVYNQSLLAAKAWADGIVANMARAPKGNDTDKLLALGEGLGTVAIVNSYYVGKLMASGEPEKQKAKAAIAVAFPTIGTHGTHVNVSGAGVARHAPHKPEALALLEYLSGDEAQHLFAEGNKEYPVKPGVRLAPELEAFGSFTPDSLNPEALARLNPDAIKVFDAAGWR
- a CDS encoding peroxiredoxin family protein; this translates as MLHRLHPFTALGALLLPLAAIPAWLGQPVAAAGLLVLAHGFVLLEFKKYTSEHQFAMILATALALGILLDLRHSEWPLLTMSLLLASMAAVARQAFMQRFTYVNLLWLDTGMALAALALWLAVLQDRPFAWDLWLAPILPIGFALGLTVSYVQDAHRMRQRTRFGYRVQPGMPAIDFELPDQTGETVRLSDFRGRHPVLLIFVRGDWCPGCHMMLRTYERSRQRFLDKGVHVVAVGPDDLEVNRDMVQRIGVSYRMLSDDEQAVSARYGVVYSNPVIELGVDYAEGIPLPASFLIDREGIVRYVSRPDRVGEFLDPELIFGVLEQLTPSTSPAWT
- a CDS encoding SpoIIE family protein phosphatase, with amino-acid sequence MDLSVGLALGALPMAMLGAAVALAHAYNRLRERHEGAERDRESYLQVLEGSNDALFVIDFVNGRIHQANARAAQLLGHPVERLTRLTIFDLHPQELIRRSAERIAEAWENKGSVYADIPLVAADGERIHVECSTRVTSHNGKPAIILFARDIRGRRALEARVAEQQAMVTRQNEELLASIRYARRIQRAVLPEADGLQALCPESFILFRPRDLVSGDLFWFAEVDGRKVVAAADCTGHGVPGALLSLIGAALFQEIVRDRRTVEPAAILDALREGFMQVLNRNEGASHRDGMNVSVAALDAGHATLRFAGAYHPLYLLRDGAITELKGDRMPIGIHEGEVAPFTQQEVALLPGDRIYLFSDGITDQFGGAAGKKLRGAGFRQWLLDTASLSMEEQHQALSDRFRIWKGEEEQVDDVLLIGIQA